Proteins encoded in a region of the Streptomyces akebiae genome:
- a CDS encoding phytase translates to MRTPRTARRVALLASGTALTTFLAAAPAGAGTAALPTVTATSESAALYDDEAGADSDADDPAIWRNPADPDRSLVVATAKEGGLRVYDLDARLVQSLAAPKPPTQDDAPGRYNNVDLVTGLRTSAGRADVAVVSDRGNDRLRIYRIDPDRPNGPLTDVTDPAAAPVFSADQAEINDQRTAYGLATWTDRATGRSYALVSRRERTRLALLELLPAANGTVGYRAIRTLDLPASFRLPDGTRWSPCGEPGELPQVEGMVVDPATGTLYAGQEDVGIWRLRADLTGKPVLVDRTREYGVPGTYDEETEECVPGADPGYGGKRLSADVEGLTLYQERDGDGYLLASSQGDNTFALYDREVSEGNEYEGGFRVGPASDTLDGVEECDGAAVLNAPLGSRYPRGLLVVQDGHETPEVPDGEGGTRTGTGFKFVDLGELADATDL, encoded by the coding sequence GTGAGAACGCCCCGCACTGCTCGAAGAGTCGCCCTGCTCGCCTCGGGAACCGCGCTGACCACGTTCCTCGCGGCCGCCCCCGCGGGAGCGGGCACGGCCGCCCTTCCGACGGTGACCGCGACGAGCGAGTCGGCCGCGCTGTACGACGACGAGGCCGGCGCCGACTCCGACGCCGACGACCCGGCGATCTGGCGGAACCCCGCAGACCCGGACCGCAGCCTCGTCGTCGCCACCGCGAAGGAGGGCGGCCTGCGCGTCTACGACCTGGACGCCCGCCTCGTGCAGTCCCTGGCCGCGCCGAAGCCGCCGACGCAGGACGACGCCCCGGGCCGCTACAACAACGTCGACCTCGTCACCGGCCTGCGGACCTCCGCGGGCCGGGCCGATGTGGCCGTGGTCAGCGACCGGGGCAACGACCGGCTGCGGATCTACCGCATCGACCCCGACCGCCCGAACGGCCCGCTGACCGACGTCACCGACCCGGCCGCCGCCCCCGTGTTCTCCGCCGACCAGGCCGAGATCAACGACCAGCGCACCGCCTACGGCCTCGCCACCTGGACGGACAGGGCCACCGGCCGGTCCTACGCCCTGGTCAGCCGGCGCGAACGCACCCGTCTCGCGCTGCTCGAACTCCTCCCGGCGGCGAACGGCACGGTCGGCTACCGCGCGATCCGCACCCTCGACCTGCCCGCCTCCTTCCGGCTGCCCGACGGCACCCGATGGAGCCCCTGCGGCGAACCCGGTGAACTCCCGCAGGTCGAGGGGATGGTCGTCGATCCCGCCACCGGCACCCTCTACGCCGGACAGGAGGACGTCGGCATCTGGCGCCTGCGCGCCGACCTCACCGGAAAGCCCGTCCTGGTCGACAGGACCAGGGAGTACGGCGTCCCCGGCACCTACGACGAGGAGACCGAGGAGTGCGTGCCCGGTGCCGACCCCGGCTACGGCGGGAAGCGGCTGTCGGCCGACGTCGAGGGACTGACGCTCTATCAGGAACGGGACGGCGACGGCTACTTGCTCGCCTCCAGCCAGGGCGACAACACCTTCGCCCTGTACGACCGTGAGGTGAGCGAGGGCAACGAGTACGAGGGCGGATTCCGCGTCGGGCCCGCGTCGGACACCCTCGACGGAGTGGAGGAGTGCGACGGCGCGGCCGTCCTCAACGCCCCGCTGGGCAGCCGCTACCCGCGCGGCCTGCTCGTCGTCCAGGACGGCCACGAGACCCCGGAGGTCCCGGACGGCGAGGGGGGCACGCGCACGGGCACCGGCTTCAAGTTCGTCGACCTCGGCGAGCTGGCGGACGCCACCGACCTGTAG
- a CDS encoding DUF418 domain-containing protein: protein MTPDTSSDLSSKPVAAPFPASASASASASASASASASAPVPASPPTAVGVSARPSTGRLVGIDLARGLAVFGMYAAHVGPDPADGGPLGFVMELARGRSSALFALLAGFTLVLITGRPHPRTGRAGRQAVVRMVIRSLVLIVLGFALTSLDTDVDVILAFYGLTFLAVLPLHRLRARTLALLAAVGALVMPQLLHVTRLSIEEGDWADAIVAADPLARISDTDGFMELLFTGEYPVLTWMSFMLAGMAVARLDLTRNTVRARLACTGGASALLGYGGSWLALRLVPHARATVAAATDGDSAASAWWSDTVGYLVDDTPAAWLLVGAPHSQTTFSILGNTGVALLVLVLCVTVMDRLPRCARLATPVCAVGMTALTAYVLHILAVREFGMEEETGPALFDLLAYTSLALLLATAWTRRFRRGPLEQLLHVSTLPARHVK from the coding sequence ATGACTCCAGACACGTCGTCGGACCTGTCGTCCAAGCCGGTCGCCGCACCCTTTCCCGCCTCCGCCTCCGCCTCCGCCTCCGCCTCCGCCTCTGCCTCTGCCTCTGCCTCTGCCCCTGTCCCCGCCTCGCCCCCCACAGCCGTCGGAGTCTCCGCGAGGCCGTCCACCGGGCGGCTGGTCGGCATCGATCTGGCCCGTGGACTCGCGGTCTTCGGTATGTATGCCGCGCACGTCGGCCCGGACCCGGCCGACGGCGGGCCGCTGGGCTTCGTGATGGAACTGGCACGGGGCCGCTCCTCCGCGCTGTTCGCGCTGCTCGCCGGTTTCACCCTCGTCCTGATCACCGGGCGCCCGCACCCGCGCACCGGGCGCGCCGGACGCCAGGCGGTCGTCCGGATGGTCATCCGTTCCCTCGTCCTGATCGTCCTCGGGTTCGCCCTGACCTCCCTCGACACCGACGTCGACGTGATCCTCGCCTTCTACGGGCTGACCTTCCTGGCCGTCCTCCCCCTCCACCGCCTGCGTGCCCGGACGCTCGCGCTCCTCGCCGCCGTGGGCGCGCTCGTCATGCCCCAACTCCTCCACGTGACACGGCTGTCGATCGAGGAGGGCGACTGGGCGGACGCGATCGTCGCCGCCGATCCGCTGGCCCGGATCAGCGACACCGACGGCTTCATGGAGCTGCTGTTCACGGGCGAGTACCCGGTGCTCACCTGGATGTCGTTCATGCTGGCCGGGATGGCGGTGGCCCGACTCGACCTCACCAGGAACACCGTCCGCGCCCGACTGGCGTGCACGGGCGGCGCGTCGGCCCTGCTCGGCTACGGCGGTTCCTGGCTGGCACTGCGACTCGTCCCCCACGCGCGGGCCACCGTCGCCGCCGCCACGGACGGCGACTCGGCCGCGTCCGCCTGGTGGTCCGACACCGTCGGCTACCTCGTCGACGACACCCCGGCGGCCTGGCTCCTGGTGGGCGCGCCGCACAGCCAGACGACCTTCTCCATCCTCGGCAACACCGGTGTCGCGCTGCTCGTCCTGGTGCTGTGTGTGACGGTCATGGACCGACTGCCGCGCTGCGCGCGCCTCGCCACGCCCGTGTGCGCCGTCGGAATGACGGCCCTGACGGCGTACGTCCTGCACATCCTCGCCGTCCGGGAGTTCGGCATGGAGGAGGAGACCGGCCCGGCCCTCTTCGACCTCCTCGCGTACACGTCGCTCGCCCTGCTGCTCGCCACCGCCTGGACCCGCCGATTCCGCCGCGGACCGCTGGAGCAGCTGCTCCACGTCAGTACGCTCCCGGCCCGCCACGTGAAGTGA
- a CDS encoding FadR/GntR family transcriptional regulator, whose translation MALTDEAMDKIKAMIVAGELAPGSRLPKEEILAAQLGLSRSSLREAVRALTAMRILVTRQGDGTYVSSLEPHLLLESLSFASDVSQGQTALQLLQVRRLLEPQATGAAAALLTAEDLDELGVILERSRAAATVEEFVGHDIAFHLRIVQAVGNPVLSMLLRVLSTRTQRARIVRGTRTERAVEHAHREHEEILRALRAHDAALAVSAATVHVAAVEQWMANGLVEEDPLGAAEG comes from the coding sequence GTGGCACTCACGGACGAGGCGATGGACAAGATCAAGGCGATGATCGTGGCCGGCGAGCTGGCGCCGGGCTCCCGCCTTCCCAAGGAGGAGATCCTCGCCGCCCAGCTCGGCCTGTCCCGCAGTTCGCTGCGGGAGGCGGTACGGGCGCTGACCGCGATGCGGATCCTGGTCACCCGGCAGGGCGACGGCACCTACGTGTCGAGCCTGGAGCCGCATCTGCTGCTGGAGTCGCTCTCGTTCGCCTCGGACGTCTCCCAGGGGCAGACGGCGCTGCAACTGCTCCAGGTACGGCGGCTGCTGGAACCCCAGGCGACCGGTGCGGCCGCAGCCCTGCTCACCGCCGAGGACCTCGACGAGCTGGGCGTGATCCTGGAACGGTCGCGGGCGGCCGCGACGGTCGAGGAGTTCGTCGGCCACGACATCGCGTTCCACCTGCGGATCGTGCAGGCGGTGGGCAACCCGGTGCTGTCGATGCTGCTGCGGGTGCTCTCCACCCGCACCCAGCGGGCCCGGATCGTCCGGGGCACCCGCACCGAGCGGGCCGTGGAGCACGCCCACCGCGAGCACGAGGAGATCCTCCGCGCCCTGCGGGCCCACGACGCCGCCCTGGCGGTGTCGGCGGCGACGGTCCATGTCGCCGCCGTGGAGCAGTGGATGGCGAACGGGCTCGTCGAGGAGGATCCCCTCGGCGCGGCCGAGGGCTGA
- a CDS encoding sensor histidine kinase — MRAPSRAPRVWMTDAVLVAVSLTDVWIHDVGPHHPQEPAAALLAACALVMRRGLPLPTFLLTLPTALFTDAVFATLVALYTLASRTHHRVPLAVCALGFTVCDLTWWSWPSPEFTDLDDRQALIPLSYSVAQATAPLFLGQLVHARRELSLRLVEVSEAREHERLLIAQSVLAKERAQLAREMHDAVSHQVSLIAVRAGALQVGSRDTEAKEAAATIRLLSVQTLDELRHMVGVLRASGSRPTELTPQPSLADLDRLVAGSGIDTDLRTDLPADLPPPVQRAVYRTVQEALTNIRKHAPGATATIRVRRRDGTLRATVTNTAPSRPALSLPGAHHGLIGLRQRAELLGGTVTSGHLRDGGYELRLELPVDGAP; from the coding sequence ATGAGGGCCCCCTCCCGCGCCCCACGCGTGTGGATGACGGACGCCGTGCTCGTCGCGGTCTCCCTGACGGACGTGTGGATCCACGACGTGGGCCCCCATCATCCCCAGGAGCCGGCCGCCGCCCTGCTCGCGGCCTGCGCGCTCGTCATGCGCCGCGGGCTGCCGCTGCCGACCTTTCTGCTCACCCTGCCGACCGCCCTGTTCACGGACGCGGTGTTCGCCACGCTGGTGGCGCTGTACACCCTCGCCTCCCGCACCCACCACCGGGTGCCGCTGGCCGTGTGCGCGCTGGGGTTCACGGTCTGCGACCTGACGTGGTGGTCGTGGCCGTCACCGGAGTTCACCGACCTCGACGACCGTCAGGCCCTGATCCCGCTCTCCTACAGCGTGGCGCAGGCGACCGCTCCCCTCTTCCTCGGGCAGCTCGTCCATGCGCGACGGGAGCTGTCGCTCCGTCTCGTCGAGGTCTCCGAGGCGCGCGAGCACGAGCGGCTGCTGATCGCGCAGAGCGTCCTGGCGAAGGAACGCGCCCAGCTCGCCCGGGAGATGCACGACGCCGTCTCCCACCAGGTCAGTCTGATCGCCGTGCGCGCGGGAGCCCTCCAGGTCGGCAGCCGGGACACGGAGGCGAAGGAGGCGGCGGCGACGATACGGCTGCTGAGCGTGCAGACCCTGGACGAGCTGCGGCACATGGTCGGGGTACTGCGGGCCTCCGGCAGCCGCCCCACCGAACTGACCCCGCAGCCCTCCCTCGCCGACCTCGACCGGCTGGTCGCCGGCAGCGGCATCGACACCGACCTGCGGACGGACCTGCCGGCCGACCTGCCGCCGCCCGTCCAGCGCGCCGTCTACCGCACCGTCCAGGAAGCCCTCACCAACATCCGCAAGCACGCTCCCGGTGCCACCGCCACCATCCGGGTGCGCCGGCGGGACGGCACGCTGCGCGCGACCGTCACCAACACCGCGCCCAGCCGCCCGGCCCTCTCGCTGCCGGGTGCCCACCACGGCCTGATCGGTCTGCGCCAGCGCGCCGAACTCCTCGGCGGGACGGTCACCTCCGGGCATCTGCGGGACGGCGGCTACGAGCTGCGTCTGGAGCTGCCGGTCGACGGCGCGCCGTGA
- a CDS encoding response regulator transcription factor, which produces MALDSSGRLSAREMEILLLAAHGMSDADMSRQLSISVRTVASHMRSIREKLCAKNRTHLVVTALRAGILALRTDRMDRLDETFRLTGRSGVRPPRPVGIA; this is translated from the coding sequence ATGGCATTGGACAGCTCCGGCCGGCTCAGCGCCCGGGAAATGGAGATCCTCCTTCTGGCGGCCCACGGCATGTCGGACGCGGACATGTCTCGTCAGCTGTCGATCTCGGTTCGCACAGTGGCTTCCCATATGCGCAGCATCCGGGAGAAGTTGTGCGCGAAGAACCGTACACACCTCGTGGTGACCGCACTGCGCGCGGGAATCCTCGCGCTGCGGACGGACCGGATGGACCGCCTCGACGAAACGTTCCGCTTGACCGGGCGCAGCGGGGTCCGGCCGCCGCGACCCGTCGGCATCGCGTAG
- a CDS encoding sensor histidine kinase, translated as MTTSSLAALSARATQPHHHGRPRLPARRLDHRALYPALGVLWLLDVGIIVSQQRGPLDWLPLVTGPVALALVLVPESRLSITWRTGFCAAVSTTVTLGTSLMGWAMPEWGLLETACMLVLLARTCRHVARPRVALALAAAMGASVIDEPLRTGGTSITLTYPFLLTFAVGGAIGAGCYLRTLDARRRRTIAAVRLAERIQLARELHDFVAHHVTGIIAQAHAAGVVHESAPHQVGPILGNIAEAGQRTMDSMRRLIRVLREDGEQVSLERPEEPYAELAKLVSEFSDQGDGSTAQLEITGAARRSGLLPEVGSAVHRVVQEALTNVRRHAPGTQATVRVHRTRDDLLRVDVYNEGPERRVSRPTGGRGGYGLIGLRERVETVGGSLTAGPADDGGWWIIAHFPVLPPAVLPGAEDAAGSGPGSRRQPGRHAKPNAHAEPEPDMSWDAS; from the coding sequence ATGACAACTTCGTCACTCGCGGCACTCTCGGCACGAGCGACCCAGCCGCACCATCACGGCCGCCCCCGGTTACCCGCGCGACGGCTGGACCACCGCGCTCTGTATCCGGCGCTGGGCGTGCTGTGGCTGCTCGACGTGGGCATCATCGTGTCGCAGCAACGGGGCCCCCTCGACTGGTTGCCGCTGGTGACGGGCCCCGTCGCGCTGGCTCTGGTGCTGGTGCCCGAATCGCGGCTGAGCATCACCTGGCGTACGGGGTTCTGCGCGGCCGTCTCGACGACGGTGACTCTGGGCACGTCCCTGATGGGCTGGGCCATGCCCGAGTGGGGGCTGCTGGAGACGGCGTGCATGCTGGTCCTGCTCGCCCGCACCTGCCGCCACGTGGCCCGGCCCCGGGTCGCCCTCGCGCTGGCCGCGGCGATGGGGGCCAGCGTCATCGACGAACCCCTGCGCACCGGGGGCACGAGCATCACCCTCACCTACCCGTTCCTGCTGACGTTCGCGGTCGGCGGCGCCATCGGCGCGGGGTGCTACCTGCGCACCCTGGACGCCCGGCGCCGTCGCACGATCGCCGCCGTACGGCTCGCCGAGCGGATCCAACTCGCCCGGGAACTGCACGACTTCGTCGCCCACCATGTGACGGGCATCATCGCCCAGGCACACGCCGCCGGTGTGGTCCACGAGAGCGCGCCCCACCAGGTCGGGCCCATCCTGGGCAACATCGCCGAGGCCGGGCAGCGGACCATGGACTCCATGCGCCGGCTGATCCGGGTGCTGCGCGAGGACGGCGAGCAGGTCTCCCTGGAACGTCCCGAGGAGCCGTACGCCGAACTCGCGAAACTGGTCTCGGAGTTCAGCGACCAGGGCGACGGTTCGACCGCCCAGCTGGAGATCACCGGGGCCGCCCGCAGAAGCGGTCTGCTGCCCGAGGTGGGCTCGGCCGTCCATCGCGTGGTCCAGGAGGCGCTGACCAACGTACGGCGGCACGCACCGGGCACCCAGGCCACGGTGCGCGTCCACCGCACCCGCGACGACCTGCTGCGGGTCGACGTGTACAACGAGGGGCCCGAGCGGCGGGTCTCCCGTCCCACGGGAGGCAGAGGGGGCTACGGCCTGATCGGGCTGCGCGAGCGCGTGGAGACGGTCGGCGGCTCCCTGACGGCGGGCCCGGCCGACGACGGGGGCTGGTGGATCATCGCCCATTTCCCGGTACTCCCACCGGCCGTGCTCCCCGGCGCCGAGGACGCCGCGGGATCGGGTCCGGGATCCCGCCGGCAACCCGGGCGTCATGCGAAGCCGAATGCGCACGCGGAACCCGAGCCGGACATGAGCTGGGACGCGAGTTAG
- a CDS encoding ABC transporter permease → MSATTDVTEPATSVARETTGDTRRGLGLGRFRELSLVPAILVLGLIGFIVSPAFLTADNLIGVAQQSTELSLLVLATALILICGRMDLSLESTIGVAPVIAVWLVLPTSGARFTGLGLLPEWTAVPLCLLVGVVIGAVNGFLILKLRLNGFIVTLGMLTMLRGLQVALSEGQSIVELPSSFTYLGKASWLGVPAAIWICVVLFALGGSALAWLRHGRALYAIGGNAEAARTAGIRVDRIVWAVLILGSVLAAFAGILYSGHYGSISATQGSGWIFQVFAATVIGGVSLNGGKGSVFGALTGVLTLQLVVNVMTLAGVPPLWNQFLNGAIIIVALIISRFASGEKQE, encoded by the coding sequence ATGTCCGCCACCACTGATGTCACCGAGCCCGCCACGAGCGTGGCGCGGGAGACCACCGGAGACACCCGCCGCGGGCTCGGCCTCGGTCGCTTCCGTGAGCTGTCCCTGGTCCCGGCCATCCTCGTGCTCGGCCTGATCGGGTTCATCGTCTCGCCGGCCTTCCTGACCGCCGACAACCTCATCGGTGTGGCCCAGCAGTCCACCGAGCTGAGCCTGCTGGTGCTGGCCACCGCGCTGATCCTGATCTGCGGCCGGATGGACCTGTCCCTGGAGTCCACGATCGGCGTGGCGCCCGTCATCGCGGTCTGGCTGGTGCTGCCGACCAGCGGTGCCCGGTTCACCGGGCTCGGGCTGCTGCCCGAGTGGACGGCCGTACCGCTCTGTCTGCTGGTGGGCGTCGTGATCGGCGCCGTCAACGGCTTCCTGATCCTGAAGCTGCGCCTCAACGGGTTCATCGTCACCCTCGGCATGCTGACCATGCTGCGCGGCCTCCAGGTCGCCCTCTCGGAGGGGCAGTCCATCGTGGAGCTGCCGTCCTCCTTCACCTACCTCGGCAAGGCGTCGTGGCTGGGGGTACCGGCCGCCATCTGGATCTGCGTGGTCCTCTTCGCCCTCGGGGGCAGCGCGCTGGCCTGGCTGCGGCACGGACGGGCGCTGTACGCGATCGGCGGCAACGCCGAGGCGGCCCGTACCGCCGGCATCCGGGTGGACCGGATCGTGTGGGCGGTGCTGATCCTCGGCAGTGTGCTGGCCGCGTTCGCCGGCATCCTCTACAGCGGCCACTACGGCTCGATCTCCGCCACCCAGGGCAGCGGCTGGATCTTCCAGGTCTTCGCGGCGACCGTCATCGGCGGAGTGAGCCTCAACGGCGGCAAGGGCTCGGTGTTCGGCGCGCTCACCGGTGTGCTGACGCTGCAACTCGTCGTGAACGTGATGACGTTGGCGGGGGTGCCGCCGCTGTGGAACCAGTTCCTCAACGGCGCGATCATCATCGTCGCACTGATCATCTCCCGCTTCGCCTCGGGCGAGAAGCAGGAGTAG
- a CDS encoding response regulator, translating into MIRVLVVDDEALIRTGFEHILNSADDIDVVAAVPGGRAVHTVRELRPEVVLLDIRMPDVDGLTVLAELRRLARPPVVAMLTTFDMDEYVAAALRSGAAGFLLKDTDPEQLPYLVRTLAAGGVVLSSRVTRTVVDGYLDNGPREAAVRLVDRLTERERDVLVLITEGLSNTDIGDRMHLSTGTVKDHVSALLTKLEVGSRVQAALLAERAGLLRRPRSAGGGREAG; encoded by the coding sequence GTGATCCGGGTACTGGTGGTCGACGACGAAGCCCTGATCCGTACGGGCTTCGAGCACATCCTCAACTCCGCGGACGACATCGACGTGGTCGCGGCGGTCCCCGGTGGCCGGGCCGTCCACACCGTACGGGAGCTGCGCCCCGAGGTCGTCCTGCTGGACATCCGTATGCCCGATGTGGACGGGCTCACGGTCCTCGCCGAACTGAGGAGACTGGCCCGCCCGCCGGTGGTGGCCATGCTCACCACCTTCGACATGGACGAGTACGTGGCGGCCGCTCTCCGCTCGGGAGCCGCGGGCTTCCTCCTCAAGGACACGGACCCGGAGCAACTGCCCTATCTCGTACGGACATTGGCGGCCGGCGGGGTCGTCCTGTCGTCCCGGGTGACCCGGACCGTGGTCGACGGGTACCTGGACAACGGGCCCCGGGAGGCCGCCGTCCGGCTCGTGGACCGGCTGACCGAACGTGAGCGGGACGTCCTGGTCCTCATCACGGAGGGGCTGTCCAACACCGACATCGGTGACCGGATGCACCTGAGCACCGGCACGGTCAAGGACCATGTGAGCGCGCTCCTCACCAAGTTGGAGGTGGGCAGCCGGGTGCAGGCGGCGCTGCTGGCCGAGCGTGCCGGTCTGCTCAGGCGGCCGCGCTCCGCCGGCGGCGGACGGGAGGCCGGATGA
- a CDS encoding response regulator, with the protein MLGRVSHTPTRVMIADDQDLIRAGFRLILDAQEGIEVIGEAADGLACVELARALRPDVCLVDVRMPKLDGLEVTRLLAGPGATHPTQVVVVTSFDQDDYLNVALRNGACGFLLKDAAPALLIEAVRAAARGDALVSPAVTVRLLKQLEERAAVPVDGVGVPESSLSARELEVARLVAVGRTNQEISDELCLSLSTVKTHLGHIHHKLGVRNRVEVAAWAWANGTVRTGR; encoded by the coding sequence ATGCTCGGCCGCGTGAGCCACACCCCCACACGTGTGATGATCGCCGACGACCAGGATCTGATCCGGGCCGGTTTCCGTCTCATCCTCGACGCCCAGGAGGGCATCGAGGTGATCGGAGAGGCCGCCGACGGGCTCGCGTGCGTGGAGCTGGCGCGCGCGCTGCGGCCGGATGTGTGCCTGGTGGACGTCCGGATGCCGAAGCTGGACGGGCTGGAGGTGACCCGGCTGCTCGCCGGGCCGGGGGCCACGCACCCGACCCAGGTCGTGGTGGTCACCAGCTTCGACCAGGACGACTACCTCAACGTCGCGCTGCGCAACGGAGCGTGCGGCTTCCTCCTGAAGGACGCGGCGCCCGCGCTGCTGATCGAGGCGGTACGGGCGGCCGCACGCGGTGACGCGCTGGTCTCCCCCGCGGTGACGGTCCGGCTGCTGAAGCAGTTGGAGGAGCGGGCGGCGGTCCCGGTGGACGGTGTCGGCGTGCCCGAATCCTCGCTCAGCGCACGGGAGTTGGAGGTGGCCCGGCTGGTCGCGGTGGGCCGGACCAACCAGGAGATCAGTGACGAGCTCTGTCTGTCGCTGTCCACCGTGAAGACGCACCTGGGTCACATCCACCACAAGCTCGGTGTACGCAACCGCGTCGAGGTGGCCGCGTGGGCCTGGGCCAACGGGACGGTACGGACAGGGCGGTGA